One genomic segment of Ancylobacter sp. IITR112 includes these proteins:
- a CDS encoding alpha/beta hydrolase family protein, translating to MALFSRRRGVAAPFALFLSLLFLAVASPARAQETGAVTVAGGVRYELLERWDVARLNTVLTAEMPAFAGVSVAYTPARNAVKLYRVTYPSLIPERGNRPTLATGLIAIPDLPGASFPLVSYQHGTVYGKQEVPSFIDQSPETALMVAQFAGQGYVVIGADYFGLGLSTEPEGYMVKASHQQATADMLNASRQVLAALKIDTPKLYLAGWSQGGFVTMALLEKLEAEGVKVNAAATASAPVDIYVALSGFLDFPRANDASWVTTLFILSSFSFENYYGVPGLARALLTEESYEIARKAYAREPYDPAAIPTDLRKLIRPAYFDPQFFADSAYGRLVKATTAYRWVIQSPVRNYYGEADEVITPGLGQLVQTYQRAMGTGNPAVEAVSTGKTTHRGTFATAVPQWKAWFDGK from the coding sequence ATGGCCCTGTTCTCCCGCCGTCGCGGCGTCGCCGCGCCTTTCGCCCTGTTCCTCAGCCTGCTCTTTCTCGCTGTCGCCTCCCCGGCGCGGGCGCAGGAGACCGGCGCCGTTACGGTGGCCGGCGGAGTGCGCTATGAACTTCTCGAACGCTGGGATGTCGCGCGCCTCAACACGGTGCTGACGGCGGAGATGCCGGCCTTTGCCGGGGTGAGCGTCGCCTATACGCCGGCGCGCAACGCGGTGAAGCTCTACCGCGTCACCTACCCCTCGCTCATTCCCGAACGCGGCAACCGGCCGACCCTGGCCACCGGGCTGATCGCCATTCCCGACCTGCCCGGCGCGAGCTTCCCGCTTGTGTCCTACCAGCACGGCACGGTGTATGGGAAACAGGAGGTGCCCTCCTTCATCGACCAGTCGCCGGAGACGGCGCTGATGGTCGCGCAGTTCGCCGGGCAGGGCTATGTGGTGATCGGCGCCGATTATTTCGGCCTCGGCCTCTCCACCGAGCCGGAGGGCTATATGGTCAAGGCGAGCCACCAGCAGGCCACCGCCGACATGCTGAACGCCAGCCGGCAGGTGCTGGCGGCGCTGAAGATCGACACGCCGAAGCTCTATCTCGCCGGCTGGTCGCAGGGCGGCTTCGTCACCATGGCGCTGCTGGAAAAGCTGGAGGCCGAGGGCGTGAAGGTGAACGCCGCCGCCACTGCCAGCGCCCCGGTGGACATCTATGTCGCGCTGAGCGGCTTTCTCGACTTTCCCCGCGCCAACGATGCTTCCTGGGTGACGACGCTGTTCATCCTCTCCTCCTTCTCGTTCGAGAATTATTACGGCGTGCCGGGGCTGGCGCGGGCGCTGCTGACCGAGGAGAGCTATGAGATCGCCCGCAAGGCCTATGCGCGCGAGCCCTATGACCCCGCCGCCATTCCCACCGACCTCAGGAAGCTGATCCGCCCGGCCTATTTCGACCCGCAATTCTTCGCGGACTCGGCCTATGGCCGGCTGGTCAAGGCGACCACCGCCTATCGCTGGGTGATCCAGTCGCCGGTGCGCAACTATTATGGCGAGGCGGATGAGGTGATCACCCCCGGCCTCGGCCAGCTCGTGCAGACCTATCAGCGGGCGATGGGCACGGGGAACCCGGCGGTGGAGGCGGTCTCGACCGGCAAGACCACGCATCGCGGCACCTTCGCCACCGCCGTGCCGCAATGGAAGGCGTGGTTCGACGGGAAGTGA
- a CDS encoding DUF2188 domain-containing protein, which yields MSTKSQHVAPRGDKWIVRTTGAGRASATFATQQEAVARARAIAKERGTELYIHGTDGRIRERMSYGKDALPPKG from the coding sequence ATGTCGACGAAATCCCAGCATGTCGCGCCGCGTGGCGACAAGTGGATCGTCCGTACGACGGGTGCCGGGCGCGCCAGTGCGACTTTCGCCACCCAACAGGAGGCCGTGGCGCGCGCACGCGCGATTGCCAAGGAGCGCGGCACCGAGCTTTATATCCACGGCACCGATGGTCGCATCCGCGAGCGCATGTCCTACGGCAAGGATGCCCTTCCGCCGAAAGGGTGA
- a CDS encoding glutathione S-transferase family protein yields the protein MGLLVEGKWVDKWYDTKSTGGRFVRTTTSFRNWITADGAPGPSGEGGFPAEAGRYHLYVSLACPWAHRTLIMRALKGLEDIISVSVVDPFMGEEGWVFADHAARRSAGATSDSVLGMKRLYEVYLAADPTYSGRVTVPVLWDRKRATIVSNESAEIIRMLNTAFAAFTEDRHDYYPDALAGEIDALNARVYDAVNNGVYKAGFATTQEAYEEAVTALFTELDALEARLEGRDWLLGEALTEADIRLFTTLIRFDPVYVGHFKCNIRRIFDYPNLSRYVKAFYALPGVAGTVNLTHIKRHYYESHKTINPTGVVPVGPEVWWG from the coding sequence ATGGGACTGCTGGTCGAGGGCAAATGGGTCGACAAATGGTACGATACCAAGAGCACGGGCGGGCGCTTCGTGCGCACCACCACAAGCTTCCGCAACTGGATCACCGCCGATGGCGCGCCGGGCCCTTCCGGTGAGGGCGGCTTTCCCGCCGAGGCCGGGCGCTACCATCTCTATGTCTCGCTCGCCTGCCCCTGGGCCCACCGCACGCTGATCATGCGGGCGCTGAAGGGGCTGGAAGACATCATCTCCGTTTCGGTGGTCGATCCCTTCATGGGCGAGGAAGGCTGGGTGTTCGCCGACCACGCCGCCCGCCGCAGCGCGGGCGCGACCAGCGATTCCGTGCTCGGCATGAAGCGGCTCTATGAGGTCTATCTCGCCGCCGACCCCACCTATTCCGGCCGCGTCACCGTGCCGGTGCTGTGGGACCGCAAGCGCGCCACCATCGTCAGCAACGAGTCGGCGGAGATCATCCGCATGCTCAACACCGCCTTCGCCGCCTTCACCGAGGACCGGCACGACTATTACCCCGACGCCCTTGCCGGTGAGATCGACGCGCTGAACGCCCGCGTCTATGACGCGGTGAATAATGGCGTCTACAAGGCCGGCTTCGCCACGACGCAGGAGGCCTATGAGGAAGCGGTCACCGCCCTGTTCACCGAGCTCGACGCGCTGGAGGCCCGGCTTGAGGGCCGCGACTGGCTGCTGGGCGAGGCGCTCACCGAGGCCGATATCCGCCTCTTCACCACGCTGATCCGCTTCGATCCGGTCTATGTCGGCCACTTCAAGTGCAACATCCGCCGGATCTTCGACTACCCGAACCTGTCGCGCTATGTGAAGGCGTTCTACGCCCTGCCGGGCGTTGCCGGCACGGTGAACCTCACCCACATCAAGCGGCACTATTACGAGAGCCACAAGACCATCAACCCCACAGGCGTGGTGCCGGTGGGGCCGGAGGTGTGGTGGGGGTGA
- the mnmA gene encoding tRNA 2-thiouridine(34) synthase MnmA, whose product MIRLDDTDRAPSQTRVVVAMSGGVDSSVVAALYAQAGYDVVGVTLQLYDHGEAMHHRPGACCAGQDIYDARTVAEKLGIPHYVLDYESRFRHAVIERFADAYAAGETPIPCVDCNRTVKFRDLLETARDLGADILATGHYVASRALEGGRRGLFRPLDESRDQSYFLYATTQAQIDMLRFPLGETTKPEVRALAESFGLKVADKPDSQDICFVPNGHYTAIVEKLRPEAAEPGEIVHLDGRVLGRHAGVMRFTIGQRKGLGIAASEPLYVVGIDAARRQVVVGPRAALGVSAIRIDEVNWLDAETLEEAAARERELYVKVRSSRAPVPGHLAPAEGGGVEVRLHGTEEGVAPGQACVFYEDGEAGTRMLGGGVIRRPAAPFTTLTRDVEMMARSA is encoded by the coding sequence ATGATCCGCCTCGACGACACCGACCGAGCCCCCAGCCAGACGCGCGTCGTGGTCGCGATGTCGGGCGGCGTGGATTCCTCCGTCGTCGCCGCGCTTTACGCGCAGGCCGGCTATGACGTGGTGGGGGTGACGCTGCAGCTCTACGACCATGGCGAGGCGATGCACCACCGCCCCGGTGCCTGCTGCGCCGGGCAGGACATCTATGACGCCCGAACCGTGGCGGAGAAGCTCGGCATTCCCCATTACGTGCTCGACTATGAAAGCCGCTTCCGCCACGCGGTGATCGAGCGCTTCGCCGATGCCTATGCGGCCGGCGAGACGCCCATTCCCTGCGTCGACTGCAACCGCACGGTGAAGTTCCGCGATCTCCTGGAGACCGCGCGCGACCTCGGCGCCGATATTCTCGCCACCGGCCATTATGTCGCCAGCCGGGCGCTGGAGGGCGGGCGGCGCGGGCTGTTCCGCCCGCTCGACGAGAGCCGCGACCAGAGCTATTTCCTCTACGCCACCACCCAGGCGCAGATCGACATGCTGCGCTTCCCGCTCGGCGAGACCACCAAGCCGGAAGTGCGGGCGCTGGCCGAGAGCTTCGGGCTGAAGGTGGCGGACAAGCCGGACAGCCAGGACATCTGCTTCGTGCCCAATGGCCATTACACCGCCATTGTCGAGAAGCTGCGCCCGGAAGCGGCCGAGCCGGGCGAGATCGTGCATCTCGACGGGCGGGTGCTCGGCCGCCATGCCGGGGTGATGCGTTTCACCATCGGCCAGCGCAAGGGGCTCGGTATCGCCGCCTCCGAGCCGCTCTATGTGGTGGGCATCGACGCTGCCCGCCGGCAGGTGGTGGTCGGCCCGCGCGCCGCGCTCGGCGTGTCCGCCATCCGCATCGACGAGGTGAACTGGCTCGACGCGGAAACGCTGGAGGAGGCCGCCGCGCGCGAGCGCGAGCTTTACGTCAAGGTGCGCTCCTCGCGCGCGCCGGTGCCCGGCCATCTCGCCCCGGCGGAAGGCGGCGGGGTCGAGGTGCGGCTGCACGGCACCGAGGAAGGCGTGGCGCCGGGGCAGGCCTGCGTGTTCTATGAGGATGGCGAGGCCGGCACCCGCATGCTCGGCGGCGGGGTGATCCGCCGCCCGGCGGCGCCGTTCACCACACTGACACGTGACGTGGAGATGATGGCACGTTCGGCCTGA
- a CDS encoding class I SAM-dependent methyltransferase yields MKTDLDHATVQEAYAGWAPIYDIVFGAVFEPGRKAALKAAEQIGGRILDFGVGTGFALPAYKRSNRIVGVDISEPMLRKAHEKVAKEGLSHVEGLCLMDGAHMGFADNSFDVVMAQFVITVVPHPEQTLDEMARVLKPGGEIILVNHLGAEDGPRAVFERWFARRARKLGWRPEFQFARLHNWAVRNGTVDLPVKRDVALGMYTMVRFRKRTEAEMAAASESVALAG; encoded by the coding sequence ATGAAGACCGATCTCGACCACGCCACCGTCCAGGAGGCCTATGCCGGCTGGGCGCCGATTTACGACATCGTCTTCGGCGCGGTGTTCGAACCGGGCCGCAAGGCGGCGCTGAAGGCGGCGGAGCAGATCGGCGGGCGGATCCTCGATTTCGGCGTCGGCACCGGCTTCGCCCTGCCGGCCTATAAGCGCAGCAACCGCATCGTCGGCGTCGATATTTCCGAGCCCATGCTGCGCAAGGCGCATGAGAAGGTGGCGAAGGAAGGGCTCTCGCATGTCGAGGGCCTGTGCCTGATGGACGGCGCCCATATGGGCTTCGCCGACAATTCATTCGACGTTGTCATGGCGCAGTTCGTCATCACCGTGGTGCCGCACCCCGAGCAGACGCTGGACGAGATGGCCCGGGTGCTCAAGCCCGGCGGCGAGATCATCCTCGTCAACCATCTCGGCGCCGAGGACGGCCCGCGCGCCGTGTTCGAGCGCTGGTTCGCGCGCCGCGCCCGCAAGCTGGGCTGGCGCCCGGAATTCCAGTTCGCCCGCCTGCACAATTGGGCGGTGCGCAACGGCACGGTGGACCTGCCGGTGAAGCGCGACGTGGCGCTGGGCATGTACACCATGGTGCGCTTCCGCAAGCGCACCGAGGCGGAGATGGCCGCGGCAAGCGAGAGCGTGGCGCTGGCCGGCTGA
- a CDS encoding dihydrofolate reductase family protein: protein MNRIYGFIAASLDGYIADPNGRLDWLTPFDDVDSGYGAFIAAIGTVVMGRATYEAVRAMPGDWLYAGKRALIVTSRPLANAPDGVEAWQDGVAALIDHVRGGESEGAAWVVGGGGLQAAFIAAGAFDRLDLFVIPVLLGGGVPLFPPGVTPARRLTLEDTERYANGMVRLRYALS from the coding sequence ATGAACCGCATCTATGGCTTCATCGCCGCCAGCCTCGATGGCTACATCGCCGACCCCAATGGGCGCCTCGACTGGCTCACCCCGTTCGACGATGTCGATTCCGGCTATGGCGCCTTCATCGCCGCGATCGGCACGGTGGTGATGGGCCGGGCGACCTATGAGGCGGTTCGGGCGATGCCCGGCGACTGGCTCTATGCCGGCAAGCGCGCACTCATCGTGACCTCCCGCCCCCTCGCCAACGCCCCTGACGGGGTGGAGGCGTGGCAGGACGGCGTGGCGGCCCTGATCGACCATGTGCGCGGGGGCGAGAGCGAGGGCGCCGCGTGGGTCGTCGGCGGCGGCGGGCTGCAGGCGGCCTTCATCGCCGCCGGCGCGTTTGATCGGCTGGACCTGTTCGTCATCCCCGTGCTGCTCGGCGGCGGCGTGCCGCTGTTCCCGCCCGGCGTCACGCCCGCCCGCCGGCTGACGCTGGAAGACACCGAGCGCTACGCCAACGGCATGGTGCGCCTGCGCTACGCGCTTTCCTGA
- a CDS encoding DUF58 domain-containing protein: MEFEADTAVRSAAQDAAGLVAAMPRLVLEARRIAASVYHGLHGRRRAGTGENFWQYRRFNDGEPSNRVDWRRSARDDHLYVREREWEAAHTVWIWPDLSASMVFASPLVWETKRDRALILAFALAELLVRGGERVGIPGVMRPSASRRIVEKMAESLIHAASLPQSLPPAFAPSPLAEVVLLGDLWSPTREVVASLGGLSSSGAHGHVVQVCDPAEETFPYSGRVEFREPESGATLTIGRAETVRADYAVRVAAHRDAIRHEAERHRWSFLIHRTDRPASEVLLALHARMSGGHGAVPPGEGTAGDMTGQMAGRPA, encoded by the coding sequence GTGGAGTTCGAGGCCGATACCGCCGTGCGAAGTGCCGCGCAGGATGCTGCCGGCCTCGTCGCCGCCATGCCCCGGCTGGTGCTGGAGGCGCGCCGCATCGCGGCCAGCGTCTATCACGGCTTGCACGGGCGCCGCCGCGCCGGCACGGGCGAGAATTTCTGGCAGTACCGCCGCTTCAATGATGGCGAGCCCTCCAACCGCGTCGACTGGCGCCGCTCGGCCCGCGACGATCATCTCTATGTCCGCGAGCGCGAATGGGAGGCCGCGCACACGGTGTGGATCTGGCCGGACCTCTCCGCCTCCATGGTGTTCGCCTCGCCTCTGGTGTGGGAAACCAAGCGCGACCGCGCGCTCATCCTCGCCTTCGCGCTGGCGGAGCTTCTGGTGCGCGGCGGCGAGCGGGTCGGCATTCCCGGCGTCATGCGCCCCTCCGCCTCGCGCCGCATCGTCGAGAAGATGGCGGAATCGCTGATCCACGCCGCCAGCCTGCCGCAGAGCCTGCCGCCGGCCTTCGCCCCCTCGCCGCTGGCTGAGGTGGTGCTGCTGGGCGACCTGTGGAGCCCGACGCGGGAGGTGGTGGCGAGCCTTGGCGGCCTCTCCTCCTCCGGCGCCCATGGCCATGTGGTGCAGGTGTGCGATCCGGCGGAAGAGACCTTCCCCTATTCCGGCCGCGTCGAGTTCCGCGAGCCGGAAAGCGGCGCGACGCTGACCATCGGGCGGGCCGAGACGGTGCGGGCCGACTATGCCGTCCGCGTTGCCGCCCATCGCGACGCCATCCGGCATGAAGCCGAGCGCCATCGCTGGAGCTTCCTCATCCACCGCACCGACCGGCCGGCGAGCGAGGTGCTGCTGGCGCTGCACGCCCGCATGAGCGGCGGCCATGGCGCGGTGCCGCCGGGCGAAGGCACGGCCGGCGACATGACGGGACAGATGGCGGGGCGTCCGGCATGA
- a CDS encoding GNAT family N-acetyltransferase — translation MTELSISLLPETPADDAAIERLIARTFGPGRYARTAFRLREGNPHRRDLSFTASIGTMLVGSVRLTPILIGELPALLLGPLTVEPPFRSHGIGRRLVERALEAARAALGEEGAARAVMLVGDEPYYGRMGFQRVPRGQVSLPGPVDPARVLVCPLDATPLDAVRGAVRKAFSPVAVQESA, via the coding sequence ATGACCGAGCTTTCCATTTCCCTGCTGCCCGAGACGCCCGCCGACGATGCCGCCATCGAGCGGCTGATCGCCCGCACCTTCGGCCCCGGCCGCTATGCCCGCACCGCCTTCCGGCTGCGCGAGGGCAACCCGCACCGGCGCGACCTCTCCTTCACCGCTTCCATCGGCACCATGCTGGTCGGCTCGGTGCGGCTGACGCCGATCCTGATCGGCGAACTGCCGGCGCTGCTGCTCGGCCCGCTCACCGTCGAGCCGCCCTTCCGCTCGCACGGCATCGGCCGGCGGCTGGTGGAGCGGGCGCTGGAGGCGGCGCGGGCGGCGCTGGGTGAAGAGGGCGCGGCGCGGGCGGTGATGCTGGTAGGCGACGAGCCCTATTATGGCCGCATGGGCTTTCAGCGCGTGCCGCGCGGGCAGGTGAGCCTGCCCGGCCCGGTGGACCCGGCGCGGGTGCTGGTGTGCCCGCTCGACGCCACGCCGCTGGACGCGGTGCGCGGCGCGGTGCGCAAGGCGTTCTCCCCGGTGGCGGTTCAGGAAAGCGCGTAG
- a CDS encoding GNAT family N-acetyltransferase encodes MTPPDIRALALEAATIDALAALLIETVAGGGSVGFMHPVAPEKAAAFARASLEAAARGERIVFGAFVDGVLASTVTLLLALPENQPHRAEIAKMMTAPAFRGRGLARALLIEAEREAVARGRTLLVLDTAEQEGAAGLYEKAGFIRVGAIPDFALKPHGGLTATLLYVKRLAPAG; translated from the coding sequence ATGACCCCGCCCGACATCCGCGCCCTCGCCCTGGAAGCCGCCACCATCGACGCCCTCGCCGCCCTGCTGATCGAGACGGTGGCGGGCGGCGGCTCGGTCGGCTTCATGCACCCGGTGGCGCCGGAAAAAGCCGCCGCCTTCGCCCGCGCCAGCCTGGAAGCGGCGGCGCGGGGCGAGCGCATCGTCTTCGGCGCCTTTGTCGACGGCGTGCTCGCCAGCACCGTGACGCTGCTGCTCGCTCTGCCGGAGAACCAGCCGCACCGCGCCGAGATCGCCAAGATGATGACCGCTCCCGCCTTTCGCGGCCGGGGCCTTGCCCGCGCGCTGCTGATCGAGGCTGAGCGCGAGGCGGTGGCGCGGGGGCGCACGCTGCTGGTGCTCGACACCGCCGAGCAGGAAGGCGCGGCCGGGCTCTATGAGAAAGCCGGGTTCATCCGCGTCGGCGCCATCCCGGATTTCGCGCTGAAGCCGCATGGCGGGCTCACCGCGACGCTGCTCTATGTGAAGCGCCTCGCCCCCGCAGGCTGA
- a CDS encoding DUF1153 domain-containing protein, whose product MTEPYRPRVKYVIGPDGSPLTIADLPPPNTRRWVIRRKAEVVAAVRGGLLSLEEACSRYTLTTEEFLSWQASIDRHGLAGLRTTRIQQYRQ is encoded by the coding sequence ATGACAGAACCCTATCGCCCGAGGGTGAAGTATGTAATCGGGCCGGACGGAAGTCCGTTGACCATTGCTGACCTGCCCCCGCCGAACACCCGGCGCTGGGTCATCCGCCGCAAGGCGGAAGTCGTTGCCGCCGTCCGCGGCGGGCTCCTCAGCCTGGAGGAAGCCTGCAGCCGCTATACGTTGACCACGGAAGAATTTCTGTCCTGGCAGGCCTCCATCGACCGCCACGGCCTCGCCGGCCTGCGCACCACGCGCATCCAGCAATACCGGCAGTAA
- a CDS encoding DUF4159 domain-containing protein: MSGLFGLPLAFATPLLLTALAALPLLWFLLRLVPPRPRRLAFAPMRLLLDIPPKEETPARTPWWLTVLRLLLAAIIILAAAGPIWNPPVAGPASSGPVVLLIDSGWPAAAGWSARRASAEGVVADADLDGRGVILIPTGEPPLEPRAMTPREARERLRTLAPVAFVPDRAPAFASLAKALAAAPEASVIYLSDGVALDTPGTAPADLAAIVGNRPLTTLVDGVRAPLALAAADNAVDALTVKVLRAGRDTAPRAGAVRAYDMRGLPLGEAPYSFAAGATEADARFDLPVEIRNEVARLDIADEASAGAVQLLDKRWRRRTVGVVSGVAADQRQPLLAPSYYLTRALAPFADIRTADGASTAEAVDRFIEQKLPVIILSDVGTLPAETQARLARWVEGGGVLIRFAGPRLANGSDELVPVTLRRGGRVLGGSLSWEQPQSLGGFTTEGPFRDVAVPDDVTVNRQVLAEPDGLLASRTWATLSDGTPLVTGERRGAGTLVLFHVTADTSWSNLPISGAFVEMLRRVVALGGATASEASADATGGTVLNGETLAPTRLLDGFGAFRPTMPTAKAIPVGYRGRASADHPPGFYGPPDGLVAVNALLPRDRLVALDLSSLGRLEPYRDSTPRDLRAPLLVALLALMLIDAMIVFLLAGGFARLTARRAAKGVTGGAAALLLAFGLAAGTPSEALAQPKPVTTPLAQSAPASQQAVPAAAPEKPMTPGELDFALQATNSTRLAYVVTGDADTDAISRAGLKGLTDFLGERTALEAGEPMGVDISRDELSFFPLLYWPIVPGSERPSPQTLARIDAFMKQGGTVIFDTRDAETTLPGTNGAGSPANATLRAILEGLDIPELEPVPRDHVLTKAFYLLRDFPGRFTGGTTWVEALPAADAAEERPARAGDGVSPVVITSNDLAGAWAVDEFGQPLLPVSEGGPRQRELAYRAGANLVMYVLTGNYKADQVHVPALLERLGQ, from the coding sequence ATGAGCGGTCTGTTCGGCCTTCCCCTCGCCTTCGCCACCCCGCTGCTGCTCACCGCGCTCGCCGCCCTCCCGCTGCTGTGGTTCCTGCTGCGCCTCGTGCCGCCGCGCCCGCGCCGGCTCGCCTTCGCGCCGATGCGGCTGCTGCTCGACATTCCGCCGAAAGAGGAAACCCCGGCCCGCACGCCCTGGTGGCTCACCGTGCTGCGCCTCTTGCTGGCGGCGATCATCATTCTCGCCGCCGCCGGGCCGATCTGGAATCCGCCGGTCGCCGGCCCGGCCTCGTCCGGCCCGGTGGTGCTGCTGATCGATTCCGGCTGGCCCGCCGCCGCCGGCTGGTCGGCCCGCCGCGCCAGCGCCGAGGGCGTGGTGGCCGATGCCGATCTTGACGGGCGCGGCGTCATCCTCATCCCCACCGGCGAGCCGCCGCTCGAACCCCGGGCGATGACCCCGCGCGAGGCGCGCGAGCGGCTGCGCACGCTCGCCCCCGTGGCTTTCGTGCCCGACCGAGCGCCGGCCTTCGCCAGCCTCGCCAAGGCGCTCGCCGCCGCCCCTGAGGCCAGCGTGATCTATCTCTCCGACGGCGTCGCGCTCGATACACCCGGCACCGCGCCGGCCGATCTGGCCGCCATCGTCGGCAACCGCCCGCTCACCACGCTGGTTGACGGGGTGCGCGCGCCGCTGGCGCTGGCGGCTGCCGACAATGCGGTTGACGCGCTGACCGTGAAGGTGCTGCGCGCCGGCCGCGACACCGCTCCGCGCGCCGGCGCGGTCCGCGCCTATGACATGCGCGGCCTGCCGCTGGGCGAGGCGCCCTACAGTTTCGCCGCCGGCGCCACCGAGGCGGACGCCCGCTTCGACCTGCCGGTGGAAATCCGCAACGAGGTGGCGCGTCTCGACATTGCCGACGAGGCTTCCGCCGGCGCGGTGCAACTGCTCGACAAGCGCTGGCGCCGCCGCACGGTCGGCGTCGTCTCCGGCGTCGCCGCCGACCAGCGCCAGCCGCTGCTCGCCCCCTCCTATTACCTCACCCGCGCGCTCGCCCCCTTCGCCGATATCCGTACCGCCGACGGCGCCTCGACCGCCGAGGCGGTGGACCGCTTCATCGAGCAGAAGCTGCCGGTCATCATCCTGTCCGATGTCGGCACGCTGCCGGCGGAGACGCAGGCCCGCCTTGCCCGCTGGGTCGAGGGCGGGGGCGTGCTCATCCGCTTCGCCGGCCCGCGCCTCGCCAATGGCTCGGACGAGCTGGTGCCGGTGACGCTGCGGCGTGGCGGCCGGGTGCTCGGCGGCTCACTGTCCTGGGAACAGCCGCAGTCGCTCGGCGGCTTCACCACGGAGGGGCCGTTCCGCGATGTCGCCGTGCCGGACGATGTCACGGTGAACCGCCAGGTGCTGGCCGAGCCGGACGGGCTGCTCGCCTCCCGCACCTGGGCGACGCTGTCCGACGGCACCCCGCTCGTCACCGGCGAGCGGCGCGGCGCCGGCACGCTGGTGCTGTTCCACGTCACCGCCGACACCTCCTGGTCCAACCTGCCGATCTCGGGCGCTTTCGTCGAAATGCTGCGCCGGGTGGTGGCGCTGGGCGGGGCCACCGCCAGCGAGGCCTCGGCGGACGCCACCGGCGGCACGGTGCTGAATGGCGAGACGCTCGCCCCCACCCGGCTGCTCGACGGCTTCGGCGCCTTCCGCCCGACCATGCCGACCGCCAAGGCCATTCCCGTCGGCTATCGCGGCCGCGCCAGCGCCGACCATCCACCTGGCTTTTACGGCCCGCCGGACGGGCTGGTGGCGGTCAACGCCCTGTTGCCGCGTGACCGGCTGGTGGCGCTGGACCTATCAAGCCTCGGCCGGCTGGAGCCCTATCGCGACAGCACCCCGCGCGATCTGCGCGCACCGCTGCTGGTGGCGCTGCTCGCCCTCATGCTCATCGACGCCATGATCGTGTTCCTGCTCGCCGGCGGCTTCGCCCGACTCACCGCCCGCCGCGCTGCGAAAGGTGTCACCGGCGGCGCCGCCGCGCTGCTCCTCGCCTTCGGCCTCGCCGCCGGCACCCCAAGCGAGGCGCTGGCACAGCCCAAGCCCGTGACCACGCCGCTCGCCCAGAGCGCGCCCGCCTCCCAACAAGCCGTGCCTGCCGCTGCACCGGAAAAGCCGATGACGCCGGGCGAACTCGATTTCGCGCTGCAGGCGACCAATTCCACCCGCCTCGCCTATGTCGTCACCGGCGATGCCGACACCGACGCCATCAGCCGCGCCGGGCTGAAGGGGCTGACCGATTTCCTCGGCGAGCGCACGGCGCTGGAAGCCGGCGAGCCAATGGGCGTCGACATCTCCCGCGACGAGCTGTCCTTCTTCCCGCTGCTCTACTGGCCGATCGTGCCCGGCAGCGAACGCCCGAGCCCGCAGACGCTGGCGCGCATCGACGCCTTCATGAAGCAGGGCGGCACCGTCATCTTCGACACGCGCGACGCCGAGACCACCTTGCCCGGCACCAATGGCGCCGGCTCGCCCGCCAATGCGACTCTGCGCGCCATTCTCGAAGGGCTCGACATTCCCGAACTGGAGCCGGTGCCGCGCGACCATGTGCTGACCAAGGCGTTCTATCTGCTGCGCGACTTCCCCGGCCGCTTCACCGGCGGCACCACCTGGGTCGAGGCGCTGCCGGCGGCGGATGCGGCGGAAGAGCGCCCGGCCCGCGCCGGCGACGGCGTGTCGCCGGTCGTCATCACCTCCAACGACCTCGCCGGCGCCTGGGCGGTGGACGAGTTCGGCCAGCCCCTGCTCCCGGTCTCCGAGGGCGGTCCGCGCCAGCGCGAACTGGCCTACCGGGCCGGCGCCAATCTCGTGATGTATGTGCTCACCGGCAACTACAAGGCCGATCAGGTGCATGTGCCGGCGCTGCTGGAAAGGCTGGGGCAGTGA